In Oenanthe melanoleuca isolate GR-GAL-2019-014 chromosome 10, OMel1.0, whole genome shotgun sequence, a single window of DNA contains:
- the LOC130257478 gene encoding tropomodulin-2 has translation MVEILSSSSSRAAGAMSLPFRKELEKYKNINEDEILSKLSEDELKQLEHVLDDLDPENALLPAGFRQKDQTTKAATGPFDRERLLSYLEKQALEHKDREDFVPFTGEKKGKIFIPKEKPVETRTEEKVTLDPELEEALASASDTELYDLAAVLGVHNMVNNPKFDEAGARGKDGKGIVRNVVKGEKVKPIFEEPPNPTNVEASLQRIKANDPSLTEINLNNIKNIPIPTLKEFAKALETNTHVKTFSLAATRSNDPVAIAFADMLKVNKTLKSLNVESNFITGTGILALIDALKKNESLTEIKIDNQRQQLGTAVEMEIAKMLEENSRILKFGYQFTKQGPRTRVAAAITKNNDLVRKKRVEGERQ, from the exons ATGGTTGAaatcctgagcagcagcagcagcagagcagcaggagccatgtCTCTGCCCTTCagaaaggagctggagaagtACAAGAACATCAACGAGGATGAAATACTCAGCAAGCTCTCAGAGGATGAACTGAAGCAGCTCGAGCATGTCCTGGATGACCTTGATCCTGAG AATGCCCTGCTTCCAGCTGGATTTCGGCAGAAGGACCAGACCACCAAGGCTGCCACGGGCCCCTTCGACAGAGAGCGCCTGCTCTCCTACCTGGAGAAGCAAGCGCTGGAGCACAAGGACAGAGAGGACTTTGTGCCCTTCACAGGGGAGAAGAAAG gaaaaatatttatcccTAAAGAAAAGCCTGTAGAAACCCGCACAGAAGAGAAAGTCACCCTGGACCCAGAGCTAGAAGAGGCCCTGGCCAGTGCTTCAGACACTGAGCTCTATGACCTTGCAG CTGTTCTTGGAGTGCACAACATGGTCAACAACCCAAAATTTGATGAAGCAGGAGCCCGCGGTAAAGATGGAAAAGGAATCGTGAGAA ATGTGGTGAAAGGTGAAAAGGTCAAGCCCATCTTTGAGGAGCCACCTAACCCAACCAATGTGGAAGCAAGTTTACAAAGGATAAAAGCCAATGATCCTAGTCTCACAGAAATTAACCTTAACAACATAAAG AATATTCCTATTCCAACACTGAAAGAATTTGCAAAAGCTCTGGAAACCAACACACATGTGAAGACATTCAGCCTTGCAGCTACTCGAAGCAATGACCCCGTGGCTATT GCATTTGCAGATATGTTGAAAGtgaacaaaacactgaaaagtcTGAATGTAGAATCCAACTTCATCACTGGGACAGGAATTTTGGCACTGATTGATGCACTGAAAAAGAATGAATCCCTAACAGAGATTAAAATTGACAACCAG aggcagcagcttggGACAGCTGTAGAGATGGAGATTGCCAAGATGCTGGAGGAGAACTCCAGGATTCTCAAGTTTGGATACCAGTTCACAAAACAAGGTCCAAGAACCAGGGTAGCAGCAGCTATCACTAAAAACAATGATCTGG TTCGGAAGAAGCGGGTGGAGGGCGAGCGGCAGTAG
- the LYSMD2 gene encoding lysM and putative peptidoglycan-binding domain-containing protein 2 encodes MAEALRQEPPGGHESEAELSQRLARTKARSYGSTASVAAPLAERYVEHRLSAGDTLQGIALKYGVTMEQIKRANKLFTNDCIFLRKTLNIPVISEKPLLFNGLNSLESPENETVDSSPSCDEGLVAAQEESSSSPSPQESDNQPTAPEELSAKDFLQRLDLQIKLSKQAARKLKDDSVRDEENEEDPYATSSYHQ; translated from the exons ATGGCCGAGGCGCTGCGCCAGGAGCCGCCGGGCGGGCACGAGTCGGAGGCCGAGCTGTCGCAGCGGCTCGCCCGCACCAAGGCCCGCTCGTACGGCAGCACGGCCAGCGTGGCCGCGCCGCTGGCCGAGCGCTACGTGGAGCACCGGCTGAGCGCCGGGGACACGCTGCAGGGCATCGCCCTCAAGTACGGCGTCACG atggaGCAAATAAAGAGGGCAAATAAACTGTTCACTAATGACTGTATATTTCTGAGGAAAACCCTGAATATTCCAGTTATATCAGAGAAACCATTACTGTTCAATGGACTTAATTCACTGGAGTCTCCTGAGAACGAAACTGTTGACAGCTCCCCTTCTTGTGATGAAGGACTTGTGGCAGCTCAGGAAGAAAGTAGTTCTTCTCCCAGTCCTCAAGAGTCTGACAATCAGCCCACTGCACCAGAAGAATTATCTGCCAAAGATTTCCTACAGAGACTGGACTTGCAGATTAAGTTATCCAAACAAGCAGCCAGAAAACTAAAAGATGACAGTGTCAG